The nucleotide window CCGGCGCGACGAACTTCTCCGGGTCGTCTACGATCGCTACCCCTGGTACGCGTCACGTAGCCAGCTCGTCTCCCACGACGACGTTGAAGAAGCTGCAGAGGTCGCCGTCTACACGGTTGGCTATGAGGGCCGTTCCGTCGATGCGTTCCTCGATCATCTGCTGCGCAGCGGGATCAAGCGCGTCATCGATGTCCGGCGCAACCCATTTTCACGGAAGTACGGATTCACCCGCCGAGCGCTCGACAACCTATGCGCCAAGGCCGACATCGACTACGCCCACTTTCCGCAGGTGGGCGTGCCGTCGCGGCTGCGGACAGACCTGTCGACCGAGAAGGCGTATCGAGCGCTGTTCCGACACTACGAAAAGGAGATTCTCCCCGAGCAAAACGACGCGGTGGCCGAGATCGGCGAGCTCATGGAGGAATCGCAGCCCGCGATCGGCCGGGATGGTCTTCCGCCCCTCGAGGCGCAGCGCCTCGGGCTCGAGGCCTACGCGAGCGATCTCAATCCCGTCGCGGTGCTCATCAACAAGGCGATGATCGAGATCCCGCCGAAGTTCGCCGGCAAGCCGCCGGTGAACCCCGAGTCGTTCCAGGCGCTCCTCTGGGCTGTTTACGTCCTCGTCGCTGCCCTGCGACGCCGCCTCGCCAGCCTGAACGGGTACAGCAGAAGAGAGCGTGGCGGATTTGCAACGTGGCGGATTTGCAACGTGGCGGATTTGCCACCATCGTGGTCCTACTTGCCGGCCGCTCCTGACGGGGACGGTCGACTCGGCCCCGTGGCGGCCCGTTGCCGAGTTCTGCGACTTGGCTCGCGGCCTAGGCTCGAGTTTGAGCGGTTTTCACGGCTGCAATCGCCGGGAAAGCAGGCATTTCGGTGTTGCTCCTCGTCGCAATGACACCACCATTACTCCTCGTCGCGCCTGGAACTGCCTACTTTCGCAGCAATTTCGCTTGCAAAAACTGCTCAACTCGAGCCTAGGACTCGAAGAGCTCGGCGGCGCTGCGGACCCGCAGGCCGCGTCGGATCCACGTGTTCAGCTGCTCCAAGTCGGTGCAGCTGAGGATTCGCGCCCGCTGTTCCGCGTTGGCTGGGATGTCGCGGGCCTGCAGGATCTGCAGCAGCGCCTGGGCTTCGCCCTCGGCGCGCCCCTTTTCCAGCCCTTCACTGCGCCCCTGAGCAAGGAAGCGCTTGGCGAACGCGCTCTGAAACTCGTACTTGTCTAGATCCATCGCTTCCAGGGCCTTCCTCGCTGCCTCGCCGAGCGAGTCATAGATCAGGTCTGAGTATAGCAGAACTCGTTCGCCCTCCAATCCGGCGACCGCCCCCAGTGCGGCCACCGCAACCTCGAACGCCCGCCCCGGCGCTGCGCTGGCGCCATGGGCCACGGCCGAAAGCACGGCGAGCTCCGGTGTGCCCCTAGCCGCGGACGGGTCCGCGATGATCGGAACGGCATCGGGCCCGAGCACGAACGGCCGAAAGCTCCAACCCGGGCCAGCTTCGATTGGTTGGGCGCACCAGCGGGCGATCTCGGCACTGGGTGCAACTACCAGCAGGCATGTCGGGCAACGCAATCGAGCGCGCAGGTTCATCACGTATGCGGGCCAGCTGAATCGCTTCCTCGCGTCGGTCCCCAGTTGAACCTCGAGCACAATGCCGAGCACGGGCTGGTCACCACTGAGCAACACCACGAGGTCCGCGCGATACTCCGCGGGCTGCAGGTCATTCCCAGGGGCTCTGATCGACTCCTCGATTCTATTCGACGTTAATCCGTTCTTGTGGGCAGAGCTTGGGTCAGGTACCGTCGTGCTCCAGCGGAATGCTTCCCCCATGGAGCGGAACATGACGGAGCCCTGGGCCTCGGTCGACGAGGTCGCCAAACATCTCGGAGTCGCCAAGGACTCGGTGTACCGGTGGATTGAGAGTCGCGGCCTCCCCGCCCACAAGATCGGCCGGCTCTGGAAGTTCAAGCTCTCCGAAGTCGACGAGTGGGTACGCGCGCAGGGTGACGACGCACCCGTTGGGCGGAAGGGCGACGGGGGCGCGTCGCGTCCAGGGGGGGATAATCCATTTGCCATCTGCGACCCATATTGACCTGACTACTAAGAGTGTTTTGCCTTCTGGTGTGGGAAGGAAATGCAAAATGATCAGAATCTTGATACTCGGGGTCATATGCCCAACATCAATGTTGGCCTGCGTATCAATGTCCGCGCCGGTCGACGACGCGTCTAACGGTTTGGCGGTCGGCGGCCTCCAGGAGATGGGCGAGTCCTGTGCGTCGGATAGTGAATGTCGTAGTGATTTTTGCGATTTGGGCGTTTGCGCTACCCCGGCAGATCGCTATGGCAGAACATGTGAGCCGAAGCTGGCTGCGAGTACGGGTCTTTGCGGAGCCTTTCTGTGCCTAAACGGTAGGTGCCGTTCATGTCGTTCAGAGCAAGACTGCTGTAGAGGCTGTTTTTGCAACAATAATCATGGCAGGCGCCCGGGTCGTAGCTGCGGGGCCTATCGTCTAGGCCCCGACAATGTTCCGATTACGTCGGTCGTAGTTGATTCCGGTGCGCTTCCTCCTTTCCCGCCCCATGCGATTCCATCGGGTCCGTCCGGACCTCCGAAGCCGGTCAGCGATTCGGGCATCCGGTAGCCGGAACCCCGCGGACCTGTTCCGCGCCGCCTCCGCCTCCGTCACCTCCACCGCCAA belongs to Pseudomonadota bacterium and includes:
- a CDS encoding DUF488 family protein encodes the protein MYARQRVLLDFLLQASRRPGKLELVKWLFLARHESDVANRVAFYDFLPYQYGPFSFTVYKDLAALRDEGYLADKVLKVLPEAREEAEDEVAGLTRRVRDCVSSTLDRYGGLRRDELLRVVYDRYPWYASRSQLVSHDDVEEAAEVAVYTVGYEGRSVDAFLDHLLRSGIKRVIDVRRNPFSRKYGFTRRALDNLCAKADIDYAHFPQVGVPSRLRTDLSTEKAYRALFRHYEKEILPEQNDAVAEIGELMEESQPAIGRDGLPPLEAQRLGLEAYASDLNPVAVLINKAMIEIPPKFAGKPPVNPESFQALLWAVYVLVAALRRRLASLNGYSRRERGGFATWRICNVADLPPSWSYLPAAPDGDGRLGPVAARCRVLRLGSRPRLEFERFSRLQSPGKQAFRCCSSSQ
- a CDS encoding helix-turn-helix domain-containing protein; the protein is MTEPWASVDEVAKHLGVAKDSVYRWIESRGLPAHKIGRLWKFKLSEVDEWVRAQGDDAPVGRKGDGGASRPGGDNPFAICDPY